A section of the Centropristis striata isolate RG_2023a ecotype Rhode Island chromosome 7, C.striata_1.0, whole genome shotgun sequence genome encodes:
- the LOC131974830 gene encoding GTPase IMAP family member 5-like, with amino-acid sequence MASASTDDPHPLRRSSSYEYLPPYMSELRVVLLGNSWSERSSVGNLILAKAVFSTEKEPNRCLTVRGPLKEKEIVLINTPDLLHPNISEHKLTEHVENCVRLCDPGPHVFLLVLQPEDFTEEHKLRLCRVLEKFSERSYDHSLVLISTPRKKSPALMEKYIGQPVLKDMIMKCRYRYLRQKNLERPELLTGLGRTAKENSGEHVSCEIFQDPTSTSAGDNQRTKHKEAKTTTLTDAVKAAGLQAYTKFSEQLSQLSLSEKTPVPHSE; translated from the exons ATGGCGTCTGCATCAACAG ATGATCCACATCCTCTGAGGCGCAGTAGCAGCTATGAATATCTACCACCTTACA tgtctgAGCTGAGAGTTGTTCTGCTGGGGAACAGCTGGTCTGAGAGGAGTTCAGTGGGGAACTTGATACTGGCAAAGGCTGTGTTCAGCACTGAGAAAGAACCAAACCGCTGTCTGACAGTCAGAGGACCgttgaaagagaaagaaatagttCTCATCAACACTCCAGATCTGCTGCATCCCAACATCTCTGAACACAAACTGACAGAACATGTAGAAAACTGTGTGAGACTCTGTGATCCTGGACCTCATGTGTTCCTGCTGGTCCTCCAGCCTGAAGACTTCACTGAGGAACACAAACTGAGACTCTGCCGAGTTCTTGAAAAGTTCAGTGAGCGATCATATGATCATTCACTGGTTCTGATATCAACACCCAGAAAGAAGAGTCCAGCTTTGATGGAAAAATACATTGGACAGCCTGTGTTAAAAGACATGATCATGAAATGTAGATACAGATACTTGAGGCAGAAGAACCTTGAACGTCCAGAGCTGTTAACTGGTTTGGGTCGAACTGCAAAGGAGAACAGTGGAGAACATGTGAGCTGTGAAATATTTCAGGACCCAACATCTACTTCGGCAGGTGATAATCAaagaacaaaacacaaagaagcAAAGACCACAACCCTAACAGATGCTGTTAAAGCTGCTG GGCTGCAAGCGTATACTAAATTCAGTGAACAACTCTCACAACTCTCACTCTCAGAGAAAACCCCTGTGCCTCACAGTGAGTAA